The following DNA comes from Agromyces mangrovi.
ATGCTCACCACCCTCGGCATCCGCATCACCCGGCTCGCCTCGGGCCTGCCGGTCGGCGGCGATCTCGAGTACGCCGACGAGGTCACCCTCGGCCGCGCCTTCGAGGGCCGCCGCGTCGTCAGCTGACCTGCATCCGCCCGTTCAGCGGTCGAGCTGCAGGCGGTGCCACGCGAGGGCGGTGAGTGCGCCGAACCCCAACGGCACGATCGCGACGAGCGCGAGCTGACCCGCCGAAACGGTCCCCGGCTCGATCGCCCAGAGCGCCGGCGCCGTGAACGGGAACCACGCGCCGACCCCCACGACGGCCATGACCTGGCTCACCACCACGATGCCGATCGTCGTCGCGATGCCCGGCAGCAGCCCGCGCCCGAGCGTCGCCGCCCACGCGGCGGGGGTGGCGATGCACCCCGTGAGCAGGCCGAGCAGCACCTGGCGGCCGAGGGCTGTGGCGGATGCCTCGTCGAGCGCGCCCGTACCCGAGACCGCGCCGACCAGCCAGACCGCCGCCCCGAGCACGACCGCGGTCGCCGCCACCCAG
Coding sequences within:
- a CDS encoding ABC transporter permease, giving the protein MIGVAFGVEARKALASRVLRWTTLLLVVGLALIVGGMTLAVRAGDPQVVAKLGIVADLEGWAAVSAMAAQVTSAGALVAMGVALSWLFGREFAEGTVAGLFALPVSRAAVAVAKLVVFLAWVAATAVVLGAAVWLVGAVSGTGALDEASATALGRQVLLGLLTGCIATPAAWAATLGRGLLPGIATTIGIVVVSQVMAVVGVGAWFPFTAPALWAIEPGTVSAGQLALVAIVPLGFGALTALAWHRLQLDR